From bacterium, a single genomic window includes:
- a CDS encoding cyclic nucleotide-binding domain-containing protein yields the protein MSPVNKSSELLRNVYLFNDLSQPELEKIMGLAYDKSYEKEAAVFQEGEIGDAFYIVTEGEVRISTMVPGVGEEALKILRPGEYFGEMALIDDFPRSAAAIAHQGPVKLLAIYKRDFKKMLSEDKELAYKLLSVFIKTLSSRLRETNEKLKSIFAMAKAF from the coding sequence ATGTCCCCGGTAAATAAAAGTTCAGAGTTGTTGCGCAATGTTTACTTGTTCAACGACCTCTCCCAGCCGGAGCTGGAAAAGATAATGGGCCTGGCCTACGACAAGAGCTATGAGAAGGAGGCGGCAGTTTTCCAGGAGGGCGAGATCGGAGACGCCTTTTACATCGTGACCGAGGGCGAGGTCCGGATCTCCACCATGGTGCCGGGGGTGGGCGAGGAGGCCTTAAAGATACTGCGTCCCGGGGAGTATTTCGGGGAGATGGCCCTGATCGACGATTTCCCCCGTTCGGCGGCGGCCATTGCCCACCAGGGTCCGGTGAAGCTGCTGGCCATTTACAAAAGGGATTTCAAAAAGATGCTTTCCGAGGACAAAGAGCTGGCCTACAAGCTGCTGTCGGTTTTCATCAAGACACTGTCCTCCCGGTTGCGGGAGACCAACGAAAAACTGAAGAGCATTTTTGCCATGGCCAAGGCTTTCTAA
- a CDS encoding DUF1844 domain-containing protein: protein MTEPINNSLPSPSMESLFYMLATSALVNLGEVPNPVDQKKKTDLVMACHNIDTITLLQEKTRGNLTPAEDRLCMEILNELRLKYAAASQVKK, encoded by the coding sequence ATGACAGAACCTATAAACAATTCATTGCCTTCGCCCAGCATGGAATCCCTGTTCTACATGCTGGCCACTTCGGCCCTGGTGAACCTGGGCGAAGTGCCCAACCCGGTGGACCAAAAGAAGAAGACCGACCTGGTCATGGCCTGTCACAACATAGACACGATCACCTTGCTGCAGGAAAAGACCAGGGGAAACCTGACCCCGGCCGAGGACCGGTTGTGCATGGAGATACTTAACGAGCTGCGGCTTAAATACGCCGCGGCTTCGCAAGTAAAGAAATAA
- a CDS encoding LysM peptidoglycan-binding domain-containing protein, whose amino-acid sequence MSQKRFGFFLIAAAVLAFCGLTAQAQDGKTTHTVLLDETLHGLAEQYLGNPASWPIIYNANKDKIEDPHWIFPGQELVIPLTPEAMAAAPDTSKVITPAAVDTTPVQVQAAPEPEPEPEPEPEPEPQTAGPVRISGGQVVVKKLIVPVVSEELVFSSGYITAEEEKPLAYINGADKPISDYLMPNDIVYITAGSNSGLNVGDTLTIYRIGDKVSHPQTGQKLGKIVTIVGLVRMTEVGPQSGKAKIIHSMEAISRKEMLKRYEKFNVPKVTMGDPMLTVAKTPEGFIVATKSPVEAATAYRVVFLDKGTDDGIGIGDIFEIYRLQGKMSNPAGGDKVEKLERVIGSIQVLNPRPATCSAYINNSVIEDIKTGDRIRLIKKVPLQQ is encoded by the coding sequence ATGTCCCAGAAGAGGTTTGGGTTTTTCCTTATCGCAGCTGCGGTTTTGGCCTTTTGTGGCTTAACCGCCCAGGCGCAGGATGGCAAGACCACTCATACCGTTCTATTGGACGAGACACTGCATGGCCTGGCCGAACAGTATCTCGGCAACCCGGCATCCTGGCCCATAATCTATAACGCCAACAAAGACAAGATCGAAGATCCGCATTGGATATTTCCCGGGCAGGAACTGGTCATTCCCCTGACCCCGGAAGCCATGGCCGCCGCCCCGGACACCTCCAAGGTGATAACCCCGGCGGCGGTTGACACCACGCCGGTCCAGGTGCAGGCCGCCCCGGAACCTGAACCAGAGCCGGAGCCGGAACCGGAACCGGAGCCCCAGACCGCCGGTCCGGTAAGAATCTCGGGCGGCCAGGTGGTGGTCAAAAAACTGATCGTGCCGGTGGTCTCCGAGGAACTGGTCTTTTCCTCGGGCTACATTACGGCCGAAGAGGAAAAGCCCCTGGCGTACATCAACGGCGCAGACAAGCCCATCAGCGATTATCTGATGCCCAACGACATCGTTTACATAACGGCCGGCAGCAACAGCGGGCTTAACGTCGGCGATACCCTGACCATCTATCGCATAGGCGACAAGGTCTCCCACCCCCAGACCGGCCAGAAACTGGGCAAGATCGTGACCATCGTGGGCCTGGTACGGATGACCGAGGTGGGGCCGCAGTCGGGCAAGGCCAAGATCATCCACAGCATGGAAGCCATTTCCCGCAAGGAGATGCTCAAGCGTTACGAAAAATTCAATGTTCCCAAAGTCACCATGGGAGACCCCATGCTGACCGTGGCCAAGACCCCGGAAGGTTTCATCGTGGCCACCAAATCACCGGTCGAAGCGGCCACCGCCTACCGGGTGGTCTTCCTGGACAAGGGGACCGACGACGGCATCGGCATCGGCGACATCTTTGAGATCTACCGCCTGCAGGGCAAGATGTCCAATCCGGCCGGAGGCGATAAGGTTGAGAAGCTGGAAAGGGTGATCGGCAGCATTCAGGTGCTGAATCCCCGCCCGGCCACCTGCTCGGCCTACATCAACAATTCTGTCATAGAGGACATCAAGACCGGCGACCGGATCCGGCTGATAAAAAAAGTACCACTCCAGCAGTAA